One window of the Gimesia chilikensis genome contains the following:
- the yidD gene encoding membrane protein insertion efficiency factor YidD, with product MKATLNSIGRFLYQLPAMILIGLVRIYQMTLSHLIGKQCRFHPTCSAYFIEAVKKYGAMKGSVKGILRICRCHPFHPGGYDPP from the coding sequence ATGAAAGCCACGCTAAACAGCATTGGCCGATTTCTCTATCAACTGCCGGCCATGATTCTTATTGGCCTGGTTCGCATCTACCAGATGACCCTCAGCCACCTGATAGGAAAACAGTGTCGCTTCCACCCGACCTGCAGCGCCTATTTCATTGAAGCTGTAAAAAAATACGGAGCCATGAAAGGCTCCGTAAAAGGTATATTGCGTATCTGCCGTTGTCATCCCTTTCATCCGGGGGGCTATGATCCCCCTTAA
- the rnpA gene encoding ribonuclease P protein component, which yields MKQYGHPPTNRIRSQQDFAAIYEARQRAGDQNLLLFAIRNSLGHSRLGVSVSKKNGNAVLRARKKRLLREAFRLIRHRLPTNLDLIAIPRPDVDGDLKAYQQSFQRLTRKLDQRLPAVESP from the coding sequence TTGAAACAATACGGCCACCCTCCTACAAACCGGATTCGCAGTCAGCAGGACTTTGCTGCGATCTACGAAGCGCGCCAGCGGGCCGGAGATCAGAATCTGCTGTTGTTTGCGATTCGCAACTCACTGGGACACAGTCGGCTGGGGGTCAGTGTTTCTAAAAAAAACGGGAATGCGGTCCTGCGGGCCAGAAAGAAAAGACTGCTGCGGGAAGCATTTCGCCTGATCCGTCATCGGTTACCGACAAACCTGGATCTGATCGCGATCCCGCGTCCTGATGTAGATGGGGACCTGAAAGCGTATCAGCAGTCCTTCCAGCGTCTGACACGGAAACTGGACCAACGTCTGCCAGCAGTTGAAAGCCCATGA
- a CDS encoding DnaJ C-terminal domain-containing protein produces the protein MSKRDYYEILGVSRSASADEIKKAYRKLSRKYHPDMAPDDKTADQKFKEVQEAYEVLRDENKRKQYDQFGHAFQHAGQGGGGGGYYQAGGGGGGPVDFEDLFGGGGIDLGDLFGGAFRGAKRSQPRPQKGESKRLQIEIPFHLAAVGGQHEISVQRGSSTERLTIKIPAGVDNGSVIRLSGQGGPGVHGGPTGDLLITLKVGSHPYFKRDGSNLLLEVPITLTEAALGAKVDVPTLSEGEVTVTIPAGTSSGSKLRLRGKGITNQKTKQPGDQICSIKIVAPKDLSDQEKELYEQLQQLKHDNPRSKVW, from the coding sequence ATGAGTAAACGCGATTATTACGAGATCCTGGGAGTTTCCCGCAGCGCTTCTGCAGATGAAATCAAGAAAGCGTACCGCAAACTGTCCCGTAAGTATCATCCCGATATGGCTCCGGACGATAAAACCGCTGATCAGAAATTCAAGGAAGTCCAGGAAGCCTACGAGGTCTTGCGCGACGAGAATAAACGCAAACAGTACGACCAGTTCGGCCACGCATTCCAGCATGCCGGCCAGGGTGGTGGTGGCGGAGGTTACTATCAGGCCGGAGGCGGAGGAGGTGGCCCCGTTGACTTCGAGGATCTGTTCGGCGGAGGAGGCATCGATCTGGGTGACCTGTTTGGCGGTGCGTTTCGTGGTGCCAAGCGTTCTCAGCCCCGTCCGCAGAAAGGGGAATCGAAACGTCTGCAGATTGAGATTCCTTTCCATCTGGCTGCAGTTGGCGGACAGCATGAAATCAGCGTACAGCGGGGAAGTTCTACCGAACGACTGACAATCAAAATCCCGGCGGGCGTCGATAATGGCTCCGTCATCAGACTCAGTGGTCAGGGAGGCCCCGGGGTTCACGGTGGTCCCACCGGCGATTTACTGATCACTCTTAAGGTCGGCAGTCACCCCTATTTCAAGCGGGACGGTAGTAATCTGCTGCTGGAAGTTCCCATCACTCTGACCGAAGCGGCCCTCGGAGCGAAAGTTGATGTTCCGACTCTTTCCGAAGGGGAAGTCACGGTGACAATTCCCGCCGGTACATCCAGTGGTAGCAAATTGCGACTACGAGGTAAGGGAATCACAAATCAGAAAACCAAACAACCGGGTGACCAGATCTGCTCGATCAAAATCGTGGCCCCCAAAGACCTGAGTGATCAGGAAAAAGAACTCTACGAACAACTGCAGCAACTGAAACACGATAATCCCCGTTCGAAAGTATGGTGA
- a CDS encoding ABC transporter permease: MLKFAFRNLLSRSLRSFLCLMGLTIAIAGMVGLFSIAGGLEKTVAQTFGKISGIVAMQPGAPIPLFSRVPRAWGEEIKTIPGVAIVNPEIWSRVNIIDGKPVVSPPRFLFGTDLPTRTRLKHGIYRDSIYAGRFLDLNDQGKLNAVISRQIAEQHEKQVGDTIEVNGQNLQIIGLYETDSILLDVAIILDINVVREITRFDPDSVSCFYIEQTGEIKNDPLVESIKDQFRDRELASWQPASLALANGSSSNLLKDLMQSLDQGLKGNPPAEPKQNEAEVPVKKQSAKSTDANIKNAEQESPSALEVRAAADWGDRLETFTADLDIFLGLLTGIGVLIAMLSIINTMLMSVMERIVDFGILKANGWSNRDVMLLITAESSLLGVVGGVLGGILGLIAIAIVNWKFADQVHLYASPGLLLFGVFFSTSLGILGGLYPAWWTTRMTPIDAIRRG, translated from the coding sequence ATGCTGAAATTTGCCTTTCGAAACCTGCTGAGCCGCTCACTGAGATCGTTTCTTTGTTTGATGGGGTTAACCATTGCCATCGCAGGCATGGTAGGCCTGTTCTCCATCGCGGGGGGACTGGAAAAGACGGTCGCCCAGACATTTGGGAAGATTTCAGGTATTGTAGCCATGCAGCCCGGGGCCCCCATCCCCCTGTTCTCACGGGTTCCCCGCGCCTGGGGGGAAGAAATCAAAACGATCCCCGGGGTGGCCATTGTGAATCCGGAAATCTGGTCGCGGGTCAATATCATCGATGGGAAACCGGTGGTGAGTCCTCCCCGCTTCCTGTTTGGAACCGATCTCCCGACCCGCACCCGGCTCAAACATGGTATCTACCGGGATTCTATTTACGCAGGCCGCTTCCTCGATCTTAACGATCAGGGAAAATTGAACGCGGTCATCAGTCGCCAGATTGCCGAACAGCATGAGAAACAGGTGGGAGATACGATCGAGGTGAATGGTCAGAATCTCCAGATCATCGGGCTCTATGAAACAGACTCCATACTGCTGGATGTCGCCATTATTCTGGATATTAATGTGGTTCGTGAAATCACCCGTTTTGATCCGGACAGTGTCAGTTGTTTCTATATCGAGCAGACCGGCGAGATAAAAAACGATCCGCTCGTTGAATCGATAAAAGACCAGTTCCGGGATCGTGAACTGGCTTCCTGGCAGCCCGCTTCACTGGCACTGGCCAATGGCTCGTCTTCCAATCTACTCAAGGATCTCATGCAGAGCCTCGATCAGGGACTGAAGGGCAATCCTCCTGCTGAACCGAAACAGAACGAGGCCGAGGTTCCAGTGAAAAAACAGTCTGCGAAATCGACCGATGCCAACATTAAGAATGCAGAGCAGGAATCTCCGAGTGCCCTGGAAGTCCGGGCGGCTGCGGACTGGGGAGATCGTCTGGAAACTTTTACCGCCGATTTGGATATCTTTCTGGGACTGCTGACAGGCATCGGTGTGTTGATTGCCATGCTGAGCATCATCAATACGATGTTGATGAGCGTGATGGAGCGGATTGTTGATTTCGGAATTCTGAAGGCCAATGGCTGGTCCAATCGGGATGTAATGCTGCTGATTACTGCAGAGAGCTCGTTACTGGGCGTTGTTGGCGGTGTTCTGGGTGGAATCCTGGGGCTGATCGCGATTGCAATCGTCAACTGGAAGTTCGCAGACCAGGTTCACCTCTATGCCAGCCCGGGGTTGTTACTGTTTGGCGTGTTCTTCAGCACCAGCCTGGGAATTCTGGGCGGCCTGTATCCCGCCTGGTGGACCACCAGGATGACGCCCATCGATGCGATTCGACGCGGTTAA
- a CDS encoding ABC transporter ATP-binding protein translates to MIEVRDVTKVHQSGETEVHALRGVSCRFPGHTFSFILGPSGSGKSSLLYLMGALDSPTSGEVFVQNRSLAALSQSERDTYRREKVGFVFQNFNLLKNLNALENVLAPYLPQGVTAEQKERARELLKQVGLEQRITHRPNQLSGGEQQRVAIARALLKRPLLILADEPTGELDTQTGAEIFSCLRQMSEQYKTTVVIVTHDERYIRESDHILRLRDGKLAHDHQAEALSTDAS, encoded by the coding sequence ATGATTGAAGTGCGAGATGTCACGAAAGTTCATCAGAGTGGTGAAACCGAAGTCCATGCACTTCGCGGCGTGAGCTGTCGATTCCCCGGTCACACATTTTCATTCATCCTCGGGCCCTCTGGGAGTGGCAAGAGCTCTCTGCTCTATCTGATGGGGGCACTCGACTCACCTACCAGCGGCGAGGTCTTCGTCCAGAACCGTTCCCTGGCAGCCCTCTCTCAAAGTGAACGCGATACGTACCGGCGGGAGAAGGTAGGCTTTGTCTTTCAAAACTTCAATCTACTGAAGAACCTGAATGCCCTGGAAAACGTGCTGGCTCCCTATTTGCCTCAGGGAGTGACTGCCGAACAGAAAGAGCGGGCGCGGGAGTTACTAAAGCAGGTGGGATTGGAGCAGCGGATCACACATCGGCCGAATCAGCTTTCCGGCGGGGAACAGCAGCGGGTGGCGATTGCCCGGGCTTTGCTCAAGCGGCCATTGTTGATTTTGGCAGACGAACCGACGGGCGAACTGGATACCCAGACCGGCGCGGAGATATTCAGTTGCCTCAGGCAGATGAGTGAGCAATATAAAACGACGGTGGTGATCGTCACTCATGACGAACGCTACATCAGGGAATCAGATCATATTCTCCGTCTGCGTGATGGCAAGCTTGCCCACGATCATCAGGCGGAAGCATTGTCGACTGACGCTTCATAA